A genomic region of Streptomyces sp. NBC_00247 contains the following coding sequences:
- a CDS encoding bifunctional metallophosphatase/5'-nucleotidase yields the protein MPLNRRTFLGRSAAAGAGAALAGAVVAPQAQAAAPSGHGLGHGHGESHEKRYSFTVMGTTDMHGNVFNWDYFTDKEYDDAAHNDVGLAKISTLVDQIRKERGRGNTLLIDAGDTIQGTQLSYYYAKIDPITAKRGPVHPMAQAMNAIGYDAAALGNHEFNYGIPVLRKFEEQLDFPLLGANALDAKTLKPAFAPYVIKRVRTPHGKDVRVAVLGLTNPGIAIWDKANVSGKMVFPGLEEQAARWVPKLRSMGADVVIVSAHSGTSGTSSYGDQIPYVENAAGLVAEQVPGIDAILVGHAHSEIPEYFVTNKETGKQVVLSEPAKWGQRLTLFDFDLVWEKGRWTVEKVGAQVLNSNTVAEDKKITRLLKDEHTKVVAYVNQVIGTSVSAMTTASAPWKDEPIIDLINHVQAETVKAALAGGEFASLPVLSQASCFSRTASIPAGNVTIKDAAGLYPFENTLEARVVTGAQVKDYLEFSARYYVQTAADAAVDTSKLTNANSTPDYNYDALSGVTYDIDIAKPAGSRIVGLSFEGAAIDPAAKFVLAVNNYRASGGGNFPHVPGAQQVWANSDEIRNTIIAWVTAKGEVDPAEFATVGWRLTRDGVPVF from the coding sequence ATGCCGTTGAACCGCAGGACGTTTCTGGGCCGTTCGGCAGCCGCGGGCGCGGGTGCCGCACTGGCGGGCGCAGTGGTCGCCCCACAGGCCCAGGCCGCCGCGCCGTCGGGCCACGGGCTCGGACACGGACACGGGGAGAGCCACGAGAAGCGGTACTCGTTCACCGTCATGGGGACGACGGACATGCACGGCAACGTCTTCAACTGGGACTACTTCACGGACAAGGAGTACGACGACGCCGCGCACAACGACGTCGGCCTGGCGAAGATCTCGACGCTGGTGGACCAGATCCGCAAGGAGCGGGGGCGGGGCAACACGCTGCTGATCGACGCCGGTGACACGATCCAGGGCACCCAGCTTTCGTACTACTACGCGAAGATCGACCCGATCACGGCGAAGCGTGGCCCGGTGCACCCGATGGCCCAGGCGATGAACGCGATCGGTTACGACGCCGCCGCGCTCGGGAACCACGAGTTCAACTACGGCATTCCCGTGCTGCGCAAGTTCGAGGAGCAGCTGGACTTCCCGCTGCTCGGCGCGAACGCGCTGGACGCGAAGACGCTGAAGCCGGCCTTCGCCCCGTACGTGATCAAGCGCGTGCGCACGCCGCACGGCAAGGACGTGCGCGTGGCGGTGCTGGGTCTGACGAACCCGGGGATCGCGATCTGGGACAAGGCGAACGTGAGCGGGAAGATGGTGTTCCCGGGTCTTGAGGAGCAGGCGGCCCGCTGGGTTCCGAAGCTGCGTTCGATGGGCGCGGACGTCGTGATCGTGTCGGCGCACTCGGGCACGTCGGGTACGTCCTCGTACGGTGACCAGATCCCGTACGTGGAGAACGCGGCCGGTCTGGTGGCGGAGCAGGTGCCGGGGATCGACGCGATCCTGGTGGGTCACGCGCACTCGGAGATTCCCGAGTACTTCGTGACGAACAAGGAGACGGGCAAGCAGGTCGTTCTCTCGGAGCCGGCGAAGTGGGGTCAGCGTCTGACGCTGTTCGACTTCGACCTGGTGTGGGAGAAGGGCCGCTGGACGGTGGAGAAGGTCGGCGCCCAGGTGCTGAACTCCAACACGGTGGCCGAGGACAAGAAGATCACCCGGCTCCTGAAGGACGAGCACACGAAGGTGGTGGCCTATGTGAACCAGGTCATCGGCACCTCGGTCTCGGCGATGACCACGGCGAGCGCGCCGTGGAAGGACGAGCCGATCATCGACCTGATCAACCACGTCCAGGCGGAGACGGTGAAGGCGGCGCTGGCGGGCGGGGAGTTCGCGTCGCTGCCGGTGCTGTCGCAGGCGTCGTGCTTCTCGCGTACGGCCTCGATCCCGGCGGGCAACGTCACGATCAAGGACGCGGCGGGCCTGTACCCGTTCGAGAACACGCTGGAGGCGCGGGTCGTCACGGGTGCCCAGGTGAAGGACTACCTGGAGTTCTCGGCCCGGTACTACGTGCAGACGGCGGCGGATGCCGCGGTGGACACCTCGAAGCTGACGAACGCGAACAGCACGCCGGACTACAACTACGACGCGCTGTCGGGCGTGACGTACGACATCGACATCGCGAAGCCCGCGGGTTCGCGGATCGTCGGGCTGTCGTTCGAGGGTGCGGCGATCGACCCGGCGGCGAAGTTCGTGCTGGCGGTGAACAACTACCGGGCGAGCGGCGGCGGCAACTTCCCGCATGTTCCGGGTGCGCAGCAGGTGTGGGCGAACTCGGACGAGATCCGGAACACGATCATCGCGTGGGTGACGGCGAAGGGTGAGGTCGACCCGGCGGAGTTCGCGACGGTCGGCTGGCGTCTGACGCGGGACGGCGTGCCGGTGTTCTAG
- a CDS encoding SidA/IucD/PvdA family monooxygenase, with protein MTDRPTPTADQPHDLIGIGIGPFNLSLAALAHNLPRPQEPQGPHAPLTTAFYEQRPAFHWHPGLLIDGATLQVPFIADLVTLADPTSPWTFLNYLRTRDRLYPFYFAERFHIQRAEYDAYCRWVTHQLPGLHFGHQVDAVRWNTERALFEVDFTQLDPDGEAEALGRAHTRHIALGIGTEPHVPAPLQPLAASEDLPVIHSGDYLDHRDELLTAGHITVIGSGQSGAEIFLDLLRARPHGHEKIHWLARTPAFAPMEYSKLGLEHFTPDYTRYFHGLPEETRDHLVTRQWQLHKGIDTDTIAAIHDELYRRTLHGGWPDATLTPAVRVRTAGRLAGNRVELHLEHIEQGTRTRHTTDAVVLATGYRERPLDTLLTALAPHIRRDTTGRPRVDLHHRLELDPAITGNIYVQNAERHTHGVGAPDLGLAAHRSATILNHLTGTTPYPLPDRTAFTTFGLTPHPAVPPQNPRTTPCARTPDPPTRPRTTRKGGHPGPKAGATAPHTPVRTTPRTPARRPASDASRPSRTPPGRPHPSPSPTR; from the coding sequence ATGACCGACCGCCCCACCCCCACCGCCGACCAGCCCCACGACCTCATCGGCATCGGCATCGGCCCCTTCAACCTCTCCCTCGCCGCCCTCGCCCACAACCTCCCCAGGCCCCAAGAACCCCAAGGCCCACACGCCCCGCTGACCACCGCCTTCTACGAACAACGCCCCGCGTTCCACTGGCACCCCGGCCTCCTCATCGACGGCGCCACCCTCCAAGTCCCCTTCATCGCCGACCTCGTCACCCTCGCCGACCCCACCAGCCCCTGGACCTTCCTCAACTACCTCCGCACCCGCGACCGCCTCTACCCCTTCTACTTCGCCGAGCGCTTCCACATCCAACGCGCCGAATACGACGCCTACTGCCGCTGGGTCACCCACCAACTCCCCGGACTCCACTTCGGCCACCAGGTCGACGCCGTCCGCTGGAACACCGAACGCGCCCTCTTCGAAGTCGACTTCACCCAACTCGACCCCGACGGCGAAGCCGAAGCCCTCGGCCGCGCCCACACCCGCCACATCGCCCTCGGCATCGGCACCGAACCCCACGTCCCCGCCCCCCTGCAACCCCTCGCCGCATCCGAGGACCTCCCCGTCATCCACTCCGGCGACTACCTCGACCACCGCGACGAACTCCTCACCGCAGGACACATCACCGTCATCGGCTCAGGACAATCCGGCGCCGAGATCTTCCTCGACCTGCTGCGCGCCCGCCCCCACGGCCACGAAAAGATCCACTGGCTCGCCCGCACCCCCGCGTTCGCGCCGATGGAATACTCCAAACTCGGCCTCGAACACTTCACCCCCGACTACACCCGCTACTTCCACGGCCTCCCCGAAGAGACCCGCGACCACCTCGTCACCCGGCAATGGCAACTCCACAAGGGCATCGACACCGACACCATCGCCGCCATCCACGACGAGCTCTACCGGCGCACCCTCCACGGCGGCTGGCCCGACGCCACCCTCACCCCCGCAGTCCGGGTACGCACCGCCGGGCGCCTCGCCGGAAACCGCGTCGAACTCCACCTCGAACACATCGAGCAGGGCACCCGCACCCGCCACACCACCGACGCCGTCGTCCTCGCCACCGGCTACCGCGAACGCCCCCTCGACACCCTCCTCACCGCCCTCGCCCCGCACATCCGCCGCGACACCACCGGCCGCCCCCGCGTCGACCTCCACCACCGCCTGGAACTCGACCCCGCCATCACCGGCAACATCTACGTCCAGAACGCCGAACGCCACACCCACGGCGTAGGCGCCCCCGACCTCGGACTCGCCGCCCACCGCAGCGCCACCATCCTCAACCACCTCACCGGCACCACCCCCTACCCCCTCCCCGACCGCACCGCCTTCACCACCTTCGGCCTCACCCCCCACCCCGCCGTCCCCCCGCAGAACCCGCGCACCACCCCCTGCGCCAGAACACCTGACCCACCCACCCGCCCGCGCACCACGCGAAAGGGCGGCCACCCCGGCCCGAAAGCCGGAGCGACCGCCCCACACACCCCCGTACGAACAACTCCTAGAACACCGGCACGCCGTCCCGCGTCAGACGCCAGCCGACCGTCGCGAACTCCGCCGGGTCGACCTCACCCTTCGCCGTCACCCACGCGATGA